The following proteins come from a genomic window of Gynuella sunshinyii YC6258:
- a CDS encoding L-rhamnose mutarotase: MKFASVMQLFPGCEAEYRRRHDELWPELAEHLDQCGISDYYIFLEPDSLQLFAIFEAGDDFDPERVRSHPVMQRWWNHMADIMETLPDSNEPLARPLTEMFYLAGSCT; this comes from the coding sequence ATGAAATTTGCTTCAGTAATGCAGCTGTTTCCCGGCTGCGAAGCCGAATATCGCCGCCGCCATGACGAACTCTGGCCGGAGCTGGCTGAACACCTGGACCAGTGCGGTATTTCAGATTATTACATCTTTCTGGAGCCTGACAGCTTGCAGTTGTTTGCGATTTTTGAAGCGGGCGATGATTTTGATCCGGAGCGTGTTCGCAGTCACCCGGTCATGCAACGCTGGTGGAACCACATGGCGGACATTATGGAAACCCTGCCAGATTCCAATGAACCCCTGGCCAGACCGCTGACAGAAATGTTTTATCTGGCCGGGAGTTGCACATGA
- a CDS encoding ABC transporter permease yields MKHHPVPDSLSTPVRRYLFRWEIFLLLVIAMVFILNSLASPYFLDPWNLSDATFNFTEKALIALPMAMLIICREIDLSVASTMALASVCMGLAAQAGFGTETLVGIALLVGLLCGLFNGLVVTGFGIPSIVVTIGTMSLYRGITYVILGDSAFTEYPDGFEYFGQGYVVWVFSFEFILFLGLALVFYVLLHHTNFGRRTYAIGHNPVAALYSGIQVNRHKVILFMLVGMLSGLASILLTSRLGSTRPSIAIGWELSIVTMVVLGGVSIAGGAGSMTGVVLAVLLMGLVTFGLGLLNVPGIVMTIIIGAMLISVISVPVVLNKLKQRRKVR; encoded by the coding sequence ATGAAACATCATCCCGTCCCCGACAGTTTGTCTACACCGGTACGTCGTTATCTGTTTCGTTGGGAAATTTTCCTGCTATTGGTCATTGCCATGGTATTTATCCTGAACAGCCTGGCATCGCCTTACTTTCTTGATCCGTGGAATCTGTCGGATGCCACGTTTAATTTTACTGAAAAAGCGTTGATCGCACTGCCCATGGCCATGTTGATCATCTGTCGCGAAATTGACCTGTCGGTGGCATCGACGATGGCGCTGGCATCGGTCTGTATGGGGCTGGCGGCACAGGCCGGGTTTGGCACCGAAACGCTGGTTGGTATTGCGTTGCTGGTTGGCCTGCTTTGCGGTTTGTTTAATGGCTTGGTCGTTACCGGGTTCGGTATTCCATCGATCGTTGTCACCATTGGCACGATGAGTCTTTATCGGGGTATCACCTATGTCATTCTGGGAGACAGCGCGTTTACAGAATATCCGGACGGTTTTGAATACTTTGGTCAGGGCTATGTGGTCTGGGTGTTTTCGTTTGAATTTATCCTGTTTTTGGGACTGGCGCTGGTATTTTATGTGTTGCTGCATCATACCAACTTTGGGCGTCGCACCTATGCGATTGGTCATAATCCAGTGGCGGCACTCTACTCCGGCATACAGGTGAATCGTCACAAAGTGATCCTGTTTATGCTGGTCGGCATGTTATCAGGTCTGGCGTCTATTTTGCTGACGTCGCGACTGGGCAGTACCCGCCCTTCCATCGCCATTGGCTGGGAGCTGAGCATTGTGACCATGGTCGTACTGGGCGGTGTCAGTATTGCAGGTGGGGCTGGCAGCATGACCGGGGTGGTGCTCGCGGTGTTGCTGATGGGACTGGTCACTTTCGGTTTGGGCTTGTTGAATGTACCCGGCATAGTGATGACCATTATTATTGGTGCCATGTTAATCAGTGTGATCAGTGTTCCGGTCGTATTGAATAAACTGAAACAGCGTCGAAAGGTGAGGTAA